The following coding sequences lie in one Anas acuta chromosome 17, bAnaAcu1.1, whole genome shotgun sequence genomic window:
- the PUS1 gene encoding LOW QUALITY PROTEIN: pseudouridylate synthase 1 homolog (The sequence of the model RefSeq protein was modified relative to this genomic sequence to represent the inferred CDS: deleted 1 base in 1 codon) has product MLRWGARAWGWGWGLGLGARPRNVAPSMAEGLRAAAAKRLSGGGEGPGRPEENGRQSKRLKGGGGEEEEEQGKKSPKRKIVLLMAYSGKGYHGMQRNMGSSQFKTIEDDLVSALVQSGCIPENHGEDMKKMSFQRCARTDKGVSAAGQIVSLKVRLIDDILEKINNHLPSHIRILGLKRVTGGFNSKNKCDARTYSYMLPTFTFAHKDEDVLEEAYRLNNETLERVNKLLACYKGTHNFHNFTSQKGPKDPSAKRYIMEMYCGEPFVRENDVEFAVIKVKGQSFMMHQIRKMIGLVIAIVKGYAAESIIERSWGEEKVDVPKAPGLGLVLERVHLEKYNRRFGNDGLHEPLEWTEERRKRLLFFKEQYIYPTIINTEREEKSMMNWLSTLSIHDFNSSAAEVQANNKNSKNSSDLEGSDGCGDDSD; this is encoded by the exons aTGCTGCGCTGGGGGGCGcgggcctggggctggggctggggcctcGGGCTCGGGGCCCGGCCGCGTAAC GTGGCTCCCAGCATGGCcgaggggctgcgggcagcGGCTGCCAAGAGGCtgagcggcggcggcgagggGCCGGGAAGGCCGGAGGAGAACGGGCGGCAGAGCAAGAGGCTGAAGGGAGGCggcggcgaggaggaggaggagcagggcaaGAAGTCGCCCAAGAGGAAGATCGTGCTGCTGATGGCGTACTCGGGGAAAGGCTACCACGGCATGCAG AGGAATATGGGATCTTCACAGTTCAAGACAATTGAAGATGACTTGGTATCTGCCCTTGTTCAGTCAGGCTGCATCCCAGAAAACCATGGAGAAGAcatgaagaaaatgtcttttcagcGGTGTGCTCGAACAGATAAG GGTGTGTCTGCAGCTGGACAGATTGTGTCACTAAAGGTCAGGCTAATAGATGACATCTTAGAAAAGATCAATAACCATCTTCCTTCTCACATCAGAATTCTGG ggCTGAAGAGAGTCACTGGGGGATTCAACTCCAAGAACAAATGTGATGCCAGAACCTACTCCTACATGCTGCCAACGTTTACCTTTGCCCATAAAGACGAGGATGTGCTAGAAGAGGCGTATCGACTGAACAACGAGACCCTTGAAAGAGTCAACAAGCTGCTTGCTTGCTATAAAGGAACACACAACTTCCACAACTTCACGTCTCAGAAGGGACCCAAGGACCCCAGCGCCAAGCGGTACATAATGGAGATGTACTGTGGAGAGCCCTTTGTGCGGGAAAACGACGTCGAATTTGCAGTGATCAAAGTGAAAGGTCAGAGTTTCATGATGCACCAAATAAGGAAGATGATTGGGCTGGTGATAGCTATCGTGAAAGGTTATGCTGCTGAATCTATCATAGAGCgcagctggggagaggagaaagtAGATGTCCCCAAAGCTCCCGGACTCGGTCTGGTCTTGGAAAGGGTACACCTTGAAAAGTACAACAGACGGTTTGGAAATGATGGGCTGCATGAGCCTCTGGAGTGgacagaggagaggaggaaaagattgctgtttttcaaagagcAGTAT ATCTATCCTACTATTATTAAcacagaaag GGAGGAGAAATCCATGATGAACTGGCTAAGCACCCTCTCCATCCATGACTTCAACTCTTCTGCTGCTGAGGTGCAAGCTAACAACAAAAATTCAAAG aacaGCAGCGATCTTGAAGGCAGTGATGGTTGTGGTGATGATTCTGACTGA